A DNA window from Desulfovibrio desulfuricans DSM 642 contains the following coding sequences:
- a CDS encoding cobalt-precorrin 5A hydrolase, protein MRGSLLAIFSTQRHPPVSLSPRVTRQAAEGGPLHSPRRITALACYALSQSALPLAQRLADCLAVKPWGLPGQLQHPARPAQPSEHPAHGKPSGLARVEIFAPSRFCPAGVTPFEKIGTLLAATYKNFAAHAFIGATGIAVRALAPLLAHKSTDAPVIVLDPAGQHVISLLSGHWGGANELASHVAHLLGATAVITTASDTASNAPGAGTNQPRKAAPALDMLLRNAGLLPVDWNRLPAAQAAMIEGESLNLWDPCHAVPDHPQLQRLPAGEADATPPEHRGPLVAAHWRELAPSPAILRVAVPRLVIGLGCRKNAPGDMVETATRKLLAAQKFEPLAVAALATVKEKLQEPALLALAERMGVPLHGFEAADLARCPTPNPSAAAGRRFSQPPFSVCEAAALLAAAQIFPTGVPRLLLPKTIEQGQLTLALAISDRIER, encoded by the coding sequence ATGCGGGGTTCCCTTCTTGCTATTTTCTCCACGCAGCGGCATCCGCCCGTATCCCTGTCGCCGCGCGTCACCAGACAGGCAGCCGAGGGAGGCCCCTTGCACAGTCCCCGCCGAATCACAGCGCTTGCCTGCTATGCGCTCAGCCAGTCTGCCCTGCCTCTGGCGCAGCGTCTGGCGGACTGCCTTGCGGTCAAACCGTGGGGCCTGCCCGGTCAACTCCAGCATCCCGCACGTCCGGCCCAGCCATCAGAGCACCCAGCCCACGGCAAGCCCTCCGGTCTGGCCCGTGTGGAAATTTTCGCCCCATCGCGGTTTTGCCCTGCGGGGGTTACGCCCTTTGAAAAAATCGGCACCCTACTGGCGGCAACCTATAAAAATTTTGCGGCGCATGCCTTCATCGGCGCAACGGGCATAGCCGTGCGCGCGCTTGCGCCCCTGCTGGCGCACAAGAGCACCGATGCCCCTGTGATCGTACTTGATCCTGCGGGGCAGCACGTCATAAGCCTGCTCTCCGGCCACTGGGGCGGAGCCAACGAACTGGCCAGCCATGTGGCCCATCTGCTCGGGGCAACGGCAGTTATCACCACTGCATCGGACACAGCCTCCAATGCGCCCGGAGCAGGGACAAATCAGCCCCGCAAGGCCGCTCCTGCGCTTGATATGCTCCTGCGCAACGCGGGGCTGCTACCCGTGGACTGGAACCGCCTGCCTGCAGCGCAGGCCGCCATGATTGAAGGGGAAAGCCTGAATCTTTGGGATCCCTGCCATGCCGTGCCGGATCATCCCCAGTTGCAGCGCCTGCCCGCAGGCGAGGCCGATGCCACGCCGCCAGAACACCGCGGCCCGCTGGTTGCGGCGCACTGGCGCGAGCTTGCACCGAGCCCCGCAATCTTGCGTGTGGCCGTTCCCCGGCTGGTGATAGGCCTGGGCTGCCGCAAAAACGCGCCCGGCGATATGGTGGAAACCGCCACGCGCAAGCTGCTGGCGGCCCAAAAGTTTGAACCTCTGGCTGTGGCTGCGTTGGCGACCGTGAAAGAAAAATTACAGGAACCCGCCCTGCTGGCTCTTGCCGAGCGGATGGGCGTTCCTTTGCATGGCTTTGAAGCCGCCGACCTCGCGCGCTGCCCTACACCCAATCCGTCTGCAGCGGCGGGCCGGCGCTTTAGCCAGCCGCCTTTCAGCGTGTGTGAAGCAGCGGCCCTGCTGGCGGCAGCGCAGATTTTTCCGACGGGCGTGCCCCGTCTGCTCCTCCCTAAAACTATCGAGCAAGGCCAGTTGACTCTGGCCTTAGCCATCTCGGACAGGATTGAACGATGA
- the hemL gene encoding glutamate-1-semialdehyde 2,1-aminomutase has translation MDTTSRQLFEKACAVIPGGVNSPVRACHNVDSQPLFIAEAHGCRITDVDGHEYIDFVLSWGPMILGHDEPSVTQAVCEAAKRGTSYGAPCPAEVILAEEVVAAMPSLEMVRMVNSGTEATMSALRLARAATKRDKVLKFVGCYHGHADPFLAAAGSGLATFSIPGTPGVPAAVVADTLLAPYNDLDAVKAIFEQHGASIAAIIVEPVAANMGLVLPKPGFLEGLRAVCDQYGSLLIFDEVITGFRAAFGGAQARFSIDPDLTTFGKIIGGGLPVGAFGGKRRYMELIAPRGGVYQAGTLSGNPLAMAAGIATLRYLKTADYAALEKRTHAFAMELRDILASKGVPIQMPTLASMFCPYFSEQEVTDFAAATLCDQALFTTFYKQMRAHGIYLAPSGYETGMVSFVHRDEDFNKALDAARKVIF, from the coding sequence ATGGATACCACTTCTCGGCAGCTTTTTGAAAAGGCCTGCGCGGTTATTCCCGGCGGCGTCAACAGCCCTGTGCGCGCCTGCCACAATGTGGACAGCCAGCCCCTGTTCATAGCCGAAGCTCACGGCTGCCGGATTACCGATGTGGACGGCCACGAGTATATCGACTTTGTACTCTCCTGGGGTCCCATGATCCTTGGGCATGACGAGCCTTCCGTCACCCAGGCCGTGTGCGAGGCCGCCAAACGCGGCACCAGCTACGGCGCTCCCTGCCCGGCGGAAGTAATCCTGGCCGAAGAAGTGGTCGCCGCCATGCCCAGCCTTGAAATGGTGCGCATGGTCAACTCCGGCACAGAGGCCACCATGAGCGCCCTGCGCCTGGCCCGCGCTGCCACCAAGAGGGACAAGGTCCTCAAGTTTGTGGGCTGCTACCACGGCCACGCCGATCCATTCCTCGCCGCCGCAGGTTCCGGCCTCGCCACGTTCTCCATTCCCGGCACTCCCGGCGTGCCCGCAGCCGTTGTGGCAGACACCCTGCTTGCGCCCTACAACGACCTTGATGCCGTCAAGGCCATCTTTGAGCAGCACGGCGCGAGTATTGCCGCCATCATTGTGGAGCCTGTGGCCGCCAACATGGGCCTTGTGCTGCCCAAGCCCGGCTTTCTTGAAGGCCTGCGCGCCGTCTGCGACCAGTACGGCAGCCTGCTCATTTTTGACGAAGTCATCACCGGCTTTCGCGCAGCCTTTGGCGGCGCGCAGGCCCGCTTCAGCATAGACCCCGACCTCACCACCTTTGGCAAGATTATTGGCGGCGGTCTGCCCGTGGGTGCCTTTGGCGGCAAGCGCCGCTACATGGAACTCATCGCGCCCAGAGGCGGCGTGTATCAGGCGGGCACGCTTTCGGGCAATCCGCTGGCAATGGCTGCCGGCATAGCCACCCTGCGCTACCTCAAAACCGCCGATTACGCGGCGCTTGAAAAACGTACCCACGCCTTTGCCATGGAACTGCGCGACATTCTGGCATCCAAGGGCGTGCCGATTCAGATGCCCACCCTTGCTTCCATGTTCTGCCCCTATTTCAGCGAGCAGGAAGTCACGGATTTTGCCGCCGCCACGCTGTGTGATCAGGCGCTTTTCACCACGTTCTACAAGCAGATGCGCGCTCACGGCATCTACCTTGCGCCTTCCGGCTACGAGACGGGCATGGTTTCCTTTGTCCACAGGGACGAGGATTTCAACAAGGCTCTGGACGCTGCCCGCAAGGTCATTTTTTAA
- a CDS encoding siroheme decarboxylase subunit beta: MSRQFTPAEQAVLRIVQDNLPDSLTPYADIAEKAGMTESQVLELLGSLKESGAIRRFGASIKHQKTGWTHNAMVAWKIAPDQVEQCGTQASLHDHISHVYYRPSSAPDWPYELYTMIHGRSEAECLGVVEDLKRDTLLREHAVLRSLKELKKISMTYFA, translated from the coding sequence ATGAGCCGTCAGTTTACCCCCGCAGAACAGGCCGTGCTGCGCATCGTGCAGGACAACCTGCCAGATTCGCTCACGCCCTACGCAGATATTGCCGAAAAGGCAGGAATGACAGAATCCCAGGTGCTTGAGCTGCTTGGTTCGCTCAAGGAATCCGGGGCAATCCGCCGTTTTGGAGCCAGCATCAAACACCAGAAAACCGGCTGGACGCACAACGCCATGGTGGCCTGGAAGATCGCCCCCGATCAGGTGGAACAGTGCGGCACGCAGGCCTCCCTGCACGACCATATCTCCCATGTCTACTACCGCCCGAGTTCCGCGCCCGACTGGCCGTATGAACTCTACACCATGATTCATGGCCGCAGCGAGGCCGAGTGCCTTGGCGTGGTGGAAGACCTCAAGCGCGATACCCTGCTGCGCGAGCATGCCGTGCTGCGCAGCCTCAAGGAACTGAAAAAAATTTCCATGACCTATTTTGCCTGA
- a CDS encoding cation acetate symporter, translating to MRGISTCTSSHRLRQQKSAPTISAATFCTALFIALLPGQPLAAGVIEETQKQNTDWTAIIMFTIFVGASLWITKWAAKRTRSAADFYTAGGGITGFQNGLAIAGDFMSAASFLGISAAVMATGFDGLIYAIGFQVGWPLITFMLAERLRNLGRFTFADVVAYRLQQVPVRIFAASGTLVVVLFYLIAQMVGAGQLIKLLFGLDYHYAVVIVGLLMMAYVLFGGMTATTWVQIIKACLLLGGASFMAFMVMAQYGFSPEKLFTAAVDIKKNTAIMGPGGFVKDPVSAISLGIALMFGTAGLPHILMRFFTVPDAREARKSVFWATTWIGYFYILTFIIGFGAIVFVSTNPEFLDANGVLRGGSNMAAVHLANAIGGNIFLGFMSAVAFATILAVVAGLTLSGASAVAHDLYASALKKGTASSSEELKISKLTTVALGIIAMFLGIVFEKQNVAFMVSLAFAIAASANFPALILSVLWKGCTTKGAVAGGFTGLLAALVMTMLSDAVWVATLGNPPGSAPFPYSSPAIFSMPLAFLCIWVVSICDQSPQAQKEREAFADQKIRSETGLGAFKPTAH from the coding sequence ATGAGGGGAATAAGCACTTGCACATCCTCCCATAGGCTCAGGCAACAAAAATCTGCCCCAACCATCAGCGCTGCAACATTCTGCACGGCGCTTTTTATCGCTTTGCTGCCCGGTCAGCCTCTGGCGGCGGGCGTCATAGAAGAAACGCAAAAGCAGAACACCGACTGGACAGCCATCATCATGTTCACCATTTTTGTCGGTGCATCGCTGTGGATAACCAAGTGGGCCGCCAAGCGCACCCGCTCCGCTGCGGATTTTTACACGGCAGGCGGCGGCATCACGGGCTTTCAGAACGGTCTTGCCATCGCGGGCGACTTTATGTCGGCGGCCTCCTTTCTGGGCATTTCAGCCGCCGTCATGGCAACGGGTTTTGACGGCCTGATCTACGCCATCGGCTTTCAGGTGGGCTGGCCGCTCATAACCTTCATGCTGGCGGAGCGCCTGCGCAATCTTGGGCGCTTCACCTTTGCCGATGTGGTGGCCTACAGGCTCCAGCAGGTGCCTGTGCGCATATTTGCCGCATCGGGCACCCTGGTTGTGGTACTGTTCTATCTTATTGCGCAGATGGTGGGCGCGGGGCAGCTCATCAAGCTGCTCTTCGGGCTTGATTACCACTATGCGGTGGTTATCGTGGGTCTGCTCATGATGGCCTATGTGCTTTTTGGCGGAATGACGGCAACCACTTGGGTGCAGATCATCAAGGCCTGCCTGCTGCTCGGCGGGGCCTCGTTCATGGCCTTTATGGTTATGGCCCAGTATGGTTTCAGCCCCGAAAAGCTTTTCACCGCCGCTGTGGACATCAAAAAAAACACGGCCATCATGGGGCCGGGCGGCTTTGTGAAAGACCCTGTTTCGGCCATTTCGCTCGGCATTGCCCTCATGTTCGGCACTGCCGGGCTGCCGCATATCCTGATGCGCTTTTTTACTGTGCCGGACGCCAGGGAAGCCAGAAAAAGCGTGTTCTGGGCAACCACATGGATCGGCTATTTCTACATTCTGACCTTCATCATCGGCTTCGGGGCCATAGTGTTTGTGAGCACCAATCCCGAATTCCTTGATGCAAACGGAGTGTTGCGCGGGGGCAGCAACATGGCTGCCGTGCATCTGGCCAACGCCATTGGCGGCAATATCTTTCTTGGCTTTATGTCGGCAGTGGCCTTTGCCACCATTCTGGCAGTGGTGGCGGGGCTGACGCTCTCGGGCGCGTCTGCCGTTGCGCACGACCTGTACGCCTCTGCCCTCAAAAAGGGCACGGCCAGCTCCAGCGAGGAGCTTAAAATTTCCAAGCTGACAACCGTGGCCCTCGGCATCATCGCCATGTTTCTTGGCATCGTGTTTGAAAAGCAGAACGTGGCCTTCATGGTGTCTCTGGCCTTTGCCATTGCGGCCTCGGCCAACTTTCCGGCCCTGATCCTCTCGGTGCTGTGGAAGGGCTGCACCACCAAAGGGGCTGTAGCCGGGGGGTTTACGGGCCTGCTGGCCGCGCTGGTCATGACCATGCTCTCGGATGCAGTGTGGGTGGCGACCTTGGGCAATCCGCCAGGCTCCGCGCCCTTTCCGTATTCCTCCCCGGCCATTTTTTCCATGCCCCTGGCCTTTTTGTGCATCTGGGTAGTGTCCATATGCGATCAGTCCCCGCAGGCGCAGAAGGAACGGGAGGCTTTTGCCGACCAGAAAATCCGGTCTGAAACCGGCCTTGGAGCTTTCAAGCCCACGGCGCATTAA
- a CDS encoding DUF485 domain-containing protein codes for MASELTQRIENNAQYQHLIKTRNALGWRLTLVVFAAYYGFILVVAFDKQLFATPLAAGMTTTWGIPLGIGIILLTVVLTAVYVRKANSEFDPALKQILEKEVQS; via the coding sequence ATGGCCTCAGAACTGACGCAACGAATCGAAAATAATGCGCAATACCAGCACCTGATCAAGACGCGCAACGCCCTTGGCTGGCGACTCACGCTTGTGGTTTTTGCCGCGTATTACGGTTTTATTCTGGTTGTCGCCTTTGACAAACAGCTCTTTGCCACGCCTCTTGCAGCCGGAATGACAACGACCTGGGGCATTCCCCTTGGCATCGGCATCATCCTGCTGACCGTTGTGCTTACGGCGGTCTACGTTCGCAAGGCCAACAGCGAATTTGACCCTGCGCTCAAGCAGATTCTTGAAAAAGAGGTGCAGTCATGA
- a CDS encoding 3'-5' exonuclease yields the protein MQNSWIQAVARSWRMRGLREPHRSLLDQDDGLLVSIDCETTSLKVKDAELLSLAAVCIDGQRLCTRDAFYALITPQHAPDGQNVRVHGLRPCDFSTGLPLQDVLSAFLQFVRGRTLVGYYLQYDLAVLNKNLRPLMGAALPNSRIEVSGRYYDWRFAQYPGAYIDLRWETMVRNLRLPTLPRHDAMNDAITAAMMYLALQSRGYGAHRLP from the coding sequence ATGCAAAACTCATGGATACAGGCCGTGGCGCGAAGCTGGCGCATGCGCGGCCTGCGGGAACCCCACCGTTCCCTGCTTGATCAGGATGACGGACTGCTTGTGAGCATTGATTGCGAAACAACCTCGCTCAAAGTTAAGGATGCTGAGCTGTTATCCCTTGCCGCTGTCTGCATAGACGGCCAGCGTCTTTGCACCAGAGACGCCTTTTACGCGCTGATAACGCCGCAGCATGCCCCTGACGGGCAGAATGTGCGCGTGCACGGGCTGCGCCCGTGTGATTTCAGCACGGGGCTGCCGCTTCAGGATGTGTTGTCGGCTTTTCTTCAGTTTGTCAGAGGCAGAACACTGGTGGGTTATTATCTGCAATACGACCTTGCAGTGTTGAACAAAAACTTGAGGCCACTGATGGGGGCAGCATTGCCAAACAGTCGCATAGAGGTTTCAGGCCGCTATTACGACTGGCGATTTGCGCAATATCCTGGCGCCTACATTGATCTGCGATGGGAAACGATGGTCAGAAACCTTCGCCTACCCACGCTGCCAAGGCACGATGCCATGAACGACGCCATAACAGCCGCCATGATGTATCTGGCGCTGCAATCGCGCGGATACGGCGCACACAGGCTCCCATAA